Proteins encoded within one genomic window of Sphingomonas sp. G-3-2-10:
- a CDS encoding helix-turn-helix transcriptional regulator — MADEPFLLVRSQASDHRAGEAIAPHVHDWHQLIFAASGVMRVWTERGSWVAPPSWAIWVPGGVRHGIGFAGASLLRTLYLEPGWAGDVPGDCAVASVSPLLRELVLRTVEIGMLDGRDAHEAALALLIRGEIAQRGVPPFDLPQPQSPALRAAAERARGDAPPGLIAEEAGMSLRVLERRFLAETGLSLGRWRRQARLLAAMEQLAAGASVKRVAASAGYATPSAFVAAFRSAFGETPGRYFQRA; from the coding sequence GTGGCCGACGAGCCCTTCCTGCTGGTGCGCAGCCAGGCCAGCGATCATCGCGCGGGCGAGGCAATCGCGCCGCATGTCCATGACTGGCACCAGCTGATCTTCGCCGCGAGCGGGGTGATGCGCGTGTGGACCGAGCGCGGCTCATGGGTCGCGCCGCCCAGCTGGGCGATCTGGGTGCCGGGTGGCGTGCGGCACGGGATCGGCTTTGCCGGGGCGAGCCTGTTGCGCACGCTCTATCTCGAACCCGGATGGGCCGGCGATGTGCCGGGAGATTGTGCCGTCGCCAGCGTATCGCCGCTGCTGCGCGAGCTGGTGCTGCGCACGGTCGAGATCGGGATGCTGGATGGGCGCGACGCGCACGAGGCGGCGCTGGCGCTGTTGATCCGCGGCGAGATCGCGCAGCGCGGGGTGCCGCCGTTCGACTTGCCCCAGCCGCAGAGTCCGGCGCTGCGCGCAGCTGCCGAACGGGCGCGGGGCGATGCTCCGCCGGGGCTGATCGCGGAGGAAGCCGGCATGAGCCTGCGCGTCCTCGAGCGCCGCTTCCTTGCCGAGACCGGGCTCAGCCTCGGCCGATGGCGGCGGCAGGCGCGATTGCTCGCGGCGATGGAGCAGCTTGCGGCGGGCGCGTCCGTAAAGCGTGTCGCGGCCAGCGCAGGCTATGCGACGCCCAGCGCCTTCGTCGCGGCATTCCGGTCGGCGTTCGGCGAGACGCCCGGCCGCTACTTCCAGCGGGCCTAG
- a CDS encoding 3'(2'),5'-bisphosphate nucleotidase CysQ: protein MTELGAAVAAIAAEAGKLAMDRWRTDFRRWEKVPGSPVCEVDLEVDAFLRQRLEALIPDAGWLSEETADNRDRLEADRVWVVDPIDGTRDYIRGRPGWAVSVALVEDGRPVIGVLDAPARNEHWFAEMAMGASRNRKRIHAARRNVLAGARVPADQLPKVDADLVAVFKPNSIALRIAMVAAGEADLVASLRWGNEWDIAAAVLIARESGAKVTNALGAPVSFNSPDGEAFGVVAAVPGIHDAAIERLRERALGALKR from the coding sequence GTGACTGAACTGGGCGCAGCCGTCGCGGCGATCGCCGCCGAAGCCGGAAAGCTGGCGATGGATCGCTGGCGGACGGATTTCAGGCGCTGGGAGAAGGTGCCCGGCAGCCCGGTGTGCGAAGTCGATCTCGAAGTCGACGCCTTTCTCCGCCAGCGGCTCGAGGCGCTGATCCCCGATGCCGGCTGGCTGTCGGAGGAGACCGCCGACAATCGCGACCGGCTCGAGGCCGATCGCGTCTGGGTGGTCGATCCGATCGACGGCACCCGCGACTATATCCGCGGACGCCCCGGCTGGGCGGTGTCGGTGGCGCTGGTCGAGGATGGCCGCCCGGTGATCGGTGTGCTCGATGCCCCCGCGCGTAACGAGCATTGGTTCGCCGAAATGGCGATGGGCGCCTCGCGCAACCGCAAGCGCATCCACGCCGCGCGGCGCAATGTTCTGGCTGGCGCGCGCGTCCCTGCAGATCAATTGCCCAAAGTTGACGCTGATCTCGTCGCCGTTTTCAAACCCAATTCGATCGCCCTGCGCATCGCGATGGTCGCGGCGGGCGAAGCCGATCTGGTCGCCTCGCTGCGCTGGGGCAACGAATGGGACATCGCGGCTGCCGTGCTGATCGCCCGCGAAAGCGGCGCGAAAGTCACGAATGCACTGGGCGCGCCGGTCAGCTTCAACTCTCCGGATGGCGAAGCCTTCGGCGTAGTCGCGGCGGTGCCGGGCATCCACGATGCCGCGATCGAGCGGCTGCGGGAGCGGGCGCTAGGGGCGTTGAAGCGGTAA
- a CDS encoding FAD-dependent oxidoreductase gives MAQTDSNGQRPDPSDPYQRMAQTFPALAPEMLERVIAFGSEEKLPDGAMLFERGERSVDFFLCLEGGIEVLESDDEGERHVVHTHTPGQFTGELDLFNDRKILVTGRAVPGSRVLRVKRRDFQRMIAAEPDIGEIIMRAFILRRVGLMLHEQGGVTLIGPGHSANMGRIETFLTRNGYPHRRIDTEVDIDAGGFLDCFELTEEDLPVVVCEGRAHRNPSNAALADALGLTVAIDPEHVHDLVVVGGGPAGLAAAVYAASEGLDTAVIEGTAPGGQAGTSSKIENYLGFPTGISGQALAGRAQVQAQKFGAKLLVARGATGLDCSAVPFTVELEHGKSVKARAVVVATGARYRKLDLPRYCELEGNGIYYAATAMEAGLCADTEVVVIGGGNSAGQAAIFLARTVKHVHILVRGKGLAETMSSYLIERIEASEKISLHPYCEVTELKGEKHLTALKWVEKGGKEHCLDVGGLFVMIGAAPNTKWLDGCVELDAQGFVVTAEGATFAASKPGIFAVGDVRSGSVKRVASGVGEGSVVVSAIHKYLEGLNLAQAAE, from the coding sequence GTGGCACAGACAGATTCGAACGGGCAGCGGCCCGACCCCTCCGATCCGTATCAGCGCATGGCGCAGACCTTTCCGGCGCTGGCGCCGGAGATGCTTGAGCGAGTGATCGCGTTCGGCAGTGAGGAAAAGCTGCCCGATGGCGCGATGCTGTTCGAACGGGGCGAGCGCAGCGTCGACTTCTTCCTCTGCCTCGAAGGCGGGATCGAAGTGCTGGAGAGCGACGACGAAGGCGAACGCCACGTCGTCCACACCCACACGCCGGGCCAGTTCACCGGCGAACTCGATCTGTTCAACGACCGCAAGATTCTCGTCACCGGCCGCGCCGTGCCGGGCAGCCGCGTGCTGCGCGTCAAGCGTCGCGACTTCCAGCGGATGATTGCGGCCGAGCCTGACATCGGCGAGATCATCATGCGCGCCTTCATTCTGCGCCGTGTCGGGCTAATGTTGCACGAACAGGGCGGGGTGACGCTGATCGGGCCGGGCCATTCGGCCAATATGGGGCGGATCGAGACCTTCCTGACCCGCAATGGCTATCCCCATCGCCGGATCGATACCGAAGTCGATATCGATGCCGGCGGCTTTCTCGACTGTTTCGAGCTGACCGAAGAAGACCTGCCGGTGGTAGTTTGCGAAGGCCGGGCGCACCGCAACCCGAGCAACGCGGCGCTGGCCGACGCGCTGGGGCTGACGGTCGCGATCGATCCAGAGCATGTTCACGATCTGGTGGTCGTGGGCGGCGGCCCGGCGGGACTGGCGGCGGCGGTCTATGCCGCGTCGGAGGGCCTCGACACCGCGGTGATCGAAGGCACCGCGCCGGGCGGGCAGGCCGGGACCAGTTCGAAGATCGAGAATTATCTGGGCTTCCCCACCGGCATTTCGGGGCAGGCGCTGGCCGGGCGTGCGCAGGTTCAGGCGCAGAAGTTCGGCGCGAAGCTGCTGGTGGCACGCGGCGCGACCGGTCTCGATTGCAGCGCGGTGCCGTTCACCGTGGAACTCGAACATGGCAAGTCGGTGAAGGCGCGTGCCGTGGTGGTCGCCACCGGCGCGCGCTACCGCAAGCTCGATCTGCCGCGTTACTGCGAGCTGGAAGGCAACGGCATCTACTACGCCGCGACCGCGATGGAAGCCGGGTTGTGCGCCGACACCGAAGTCGTGGTGATCGGCGGCGGCAATTCCGCGGGGCAGGCCGCGATCTTCCTCGCGCGCACGGTGAAGCACGTCCACATCCTCGTCCGCGGCAAGGGACTGGCCGAGACCATGTCGAGCTATCTGATCGAGCGGATCGAAGCGTCGGAGAAGATCAGCCTGCACCCCTATTGCGAAGTGACCGAGCTGAAGGGCGAGAAGCATCTGACCGCGCTCAAATGGGTCGAGAAGGGCGGGAAGGAGCATTGCCTCGACGTCGGCGGGCTGTTCGTGATGATCGGGGCAGCGCCCAACACCAAATGGCTCGACGGCTGTGTCGAACTCGATGCGCAGGGCTTCGTCGTGACGGCGGAAGGCGCGACCTTCGCAGCGTCGAAACCGGGAATCTTCGCGGTAGGCGATGTCCGCTCGGGATCGGTCAAGCGCGTCGCATCGGGCGTGGGCGAGGGATCGGTGGTGGTCTCTGCCATCCACAAATATCTGGAAGGGTTAAACCTGGCGCAGGCGGCCGAATAG
- a CDS encoding methyltransferase domain-containing protein, whose product MKTFENPDHWDNAASHYEKTAHPFTSMYAEDALAMTAITPQSRVLDIAAGTGAFALAAARSGAQVLATDFSAGMVGRIAAAGLANVEAKVMDGQALDLPDAGFDVVASIFGVMMFPDWRKGLREMARVTRPGGQGVVATWQSRGAATFLLLGQVRAKLWPERESMQMPEAVQALSDPADFARELIAAGYKHPRIESATHDYLLDVAALEAPDTLFGMSPDWTSLSDAEKAQVVTEVGVAAGDRAVLAVPSTALIGVANR is encoded by the coding sequence ATGAAGACGTTCGAGAATCCCGATCACTGGGACAATGCCGCCAGCCATTACGAGAAGACCGCCCACCCCTTCACGTCGATGTACGCAGAGGATGCGCTGGCGATGACCGCCATCACGCCGCAGAGCCGCGTGCTCGACATTGCCGCGGGAACCGGGGCGTTCGCGCTGGCGGCGGCGCGGAGCGGGGCGCAGGTGCTGGCGACCGACTTTTCGGCGGGCATGGTCGGGCGGATCGCGGCGGCGGGGCTGGCCAATGTCGAAGCGAAAGTGATGGACGGGCAGGCCCTCGACTTGCCGGACGCGGGCTTCGATGTTGTCGCATCGATCTTCGGCGTGATGATGTTCCCCGACTGGCGCAAGGGCCTGCGCGAGATGGCGCGAGTAACGCGGCCCGGCGGACAGGGCGTTGTCGCGACCTGGCAGAGCCGGGGAGCGGCGACCTTCCTGCTGCTGGGGCAGGTTCGGGCGAAGCTGTGGCCCGAGCGCGAGAGCATGCAGATGCCCGAAGCGGTGCAGGCGCTGAGCGATCCGGCGGACTTCGCGCGCGAACTGATCGCGGCGGGATACAAACATCCGCGTATCGAAAGCGCCACGCACGACTATCTGTTGGACGTCGCTGCGCTGGAAGCGCCTGACACGTTGTTCGGCATGTCGCCCGACTGGACCTCGCTGAGCGACGCCGAAAAGGCACAAGTTGTCACGGAAGTTGGCGTTGCCGCGGGGGATCGCGCGGTGCTGGCGGTTCCGTCAACGGCGTTGATTGGTGTAGCGAACCGCTAA
- the typA gene encoding translational GTPase TypA produces MNLRNVAIIAHVDHGKTTLVDQLFRQSGTFRDNQRVEERAMDSNDLEKERGITILAKPTSVEWEGTRINIVDTPGHADFGGEVERILSMVDGVILLVDSSEGAMPQTKFVTGKALKLGLRPIVVVNKVDRPDERIQEVLDEVFDLFVSLDATDEQLDFPVLYASGRNGYANEDPSLREGTLRPLFQKIVDHVPPPSLEVDAPFTFLVTLLDRDNFLGRILTGRVQSGTVKVNQPIHALDMAGNVIETGRASKIMTFQGLDRVPTDEASAGDIISIAGLTVATVSNTIADTTVTEAIQAQPIDPPTLSMRFAVNDSPMAGREGSKVTSRMIRDRLEREAESNVAIKVTESEDKDSFEVAGRGELQLGVLIETMRREGFELGISRPRVLFRQDENGNKTEPYETVVIDVDDEHSGTVVDKMNQRKGEMTDMRPSGGGKTRITFSAPSRGLIGYHGEFLSDTRGTGIMNRLFEKYGPHKGNIEGRKNGVLISNGNGEAQSYALGPLEDRGILFVGHGEALYEGMIIGENAKTEDLEVNPMKAKQLTNFRASGGKDDAVRLTPPKKMTLEQAIAYIDDDEMVEVTPKKIRLRKRHLDPHERKKASRAKVAA; encoded by the coding sequence ATGAACCTCCGCAACGTCGCGATCATCGCGCACGTCGATCATGGCAAGACCACGCTAGTCGACCAGCTTTTCCGCCAGTCCGGCACCTTCCGCGACAACCAGCGCGTCGAAGAGCGTGCGATGGATTCGAACGACCTCGAAAAGGAGCGCGGGATCACGATTCTCGCCAAGCCGACGTCGGTCGAGTGGGAAGGCACGCGCATCAACATCGTCGATACGCCGGGCCACGCCGATTTCGGCGGCGAAGTGGAGCGCATCCTCTCGATGGTCGACGGCGTGATCCTGCTGGTCGATTCGTCGGAAGGCGCGATGCCGCAGACCAAGTTCGTAACCGGCAAGGCGTTGAAGCTGGGCCTGCGTCCGATCGTGGTGGTCAACAAGGTCGACCGCCCGGACGAGCGCATTCAGGAAGTGCTCGACGAAGTGTTCGACCTGTTCGTGTCGCTCGACGCGACCGACGAGCAGCTCGATTTCCCGGTGCTCTACGCGTCGGGCCGCAACGGCTATGCCAATGAGGACCCGAGCCTGCGCGAAGGCACGCTGCGTCCGCTGTTCCAGAAGATCGTCGATCACGTGCCGCCGCCGTCGCTCGAAGTCGACGCGCCGTTCACCTTCCTGGTGACGCTGCTGGATCGCGACAACTTCCTCGGCCGCATCCTCACGGGCCGCGTCCAGTCGGGCACGGTCAAGGTGAACCAGCCGATCCACGCGCTCGACATGGCGGGCAATGTGATCGAGACCGGCCGCGCGTCGAAGATCATGACCTTCCAGGGTCTCGACCGGGTGCCGACCGACGAAGCCAGCGCGGGCGACATCATCTCGATCGCCGGCCTGACCGTCGCGACGGTGTCGAACACCATCGCCGACACCACGGTCACCGAAGCAATCCAGGCGCAGCCGATCGATCCGCCGACGCTGTCGATGCGCTTCGCCGTCAACGATTCGCCGATGGCGGGCCGTGAGGGTTCGAAGGTCACGTCGCGCATGATCCGCGACCGTCTGGAGCGCGAAGCCGAATCGAACGTCGCGATCAAGGTGACCGAGAGCGAGGACAAGGACTCGTTCGAAGTGGCCGGCCGCGGCGAGCTTCAGCTCGGCGTGCTGATCGAAACGATGCGCCGCGAAGGCTTCGAACTGGGCATCAGCCGCCCGCGCGTGCTGTTCCGTCAGGACGAGAACGGCAACAAGACCGAGCCGTACGAAACCGTCGTCATCGACGTGGACGACGAGCATTCGGGCACGGTCGTCGACAAGATGAACCAGCGTAAGGGCGAGATGACCGACATGCGTCCGTCGGGTGGCGGCAAGACCCGTATCACCTTCTCGGCGCCGTCGCGCGGCCTGATCGGCTATCACGGCGAATTCCTGTCCGACACGCGCGGCACCGGCATCATGAACCGGCTGTTCGAGAAGTACGGTCCGCACAAGGGCAATATCGAAGGCCGAAAGAACGGCGTGCTGATCTCGAACGGCAATGGCGAGGCGCAGTCCTATGCGCTTGGCCCGCTCGAGGATCGCGGCATCCTGTTCGTCGGTCATGGCGAAGCGCTGTATGAAGGCATGATCATCGGCGAGAATGCCAAGACGGAAGACCTTGAGGTCAATCCGATGAAGGCGAAGCAGCTGACCAACTTCCGCGCATCGGGCGGCAAGGACGACGCCGTCCGCCTGACCCCGCCGAAGAAGATGACGCTGGAACAGGCGATCGCGTATATCGACGACGACGAGATGGTCGAAGTGACCCCGAAGAAGATTCGCCTGCGCAAGCGCCACCTCGATCCGCACGAGCGCAAGAAGGCGTCGCGGGCGAAGGTCGCGGCCTGA
- a CDS encoding DUF3297 family protein → MSDTPPDRLSVNQKSPYFDEATLMRGIGIRFKGVQRRDVEEYSISEGWIKVQVGKKMDRKGNPLTITLNGPVEAWFESPAPGEGDADEAKPEGE, encoded by the coding sequence ATGAGCGACACTCCTCCCGACCGGCTCTCGGTCAACCAGAAGAGCCCCTATTTCGACGAAGCCACGCTGATGCGCGGCATCGGCATCCGCTTCAAAGGCGTCCAGCGCCGCGACGTGGAGGAATATTCGATCAGCGAAGGCTGGATCAAAGTCCAGGTCGGCAAGAAGATGGACCGCAAGGGCAATCCGCTGACGATCACGCTGAATGGCCCGGTCGAGGCATGGTTCGAATCGCCCGCGCCGGGCGAAGGCGACGCCGACGAGGCGAAGCCCGAAGGCGAGTGA
- a CDS encoding VOC family protein, which translates to MPANLASFAIHADDVDRARHFYEAVFGWAFEPWGPPGFYLIHTGTGDAPGVQGLLQQRHVPRTGTGLTGVEPTFGVDDVDAVAARVTAAGGTITMPKSVIPTVGALIRFLDTEGNEIGAMRYEMRG; encoded by the coding sequence ATGCCCGCCAATCTCGCTTCCTTCGCGATCCATGCCGACGATGTCGATCGCGCCCGCCATTTCTACGAAGCCGTGTTCGGATGGGCGTTCGAGCCGTGGGGGCCGCCGGGCTTCTATCTGATCCATACCGGCACCGGCGACGCGCCGGGCGTACAGGGCCTCCTCCAGCAGCGCCATGTGCCGCGCACCGGCACCGGGCTGACCGGTGTCGAACCCACCTTCGGGGTGGACGATGTCGATGCAGTGGCTGCGCGCGTCACCGCCGCCGGGGGAACGATCACCATGCCGAAATCGGTGATCCCCACGGTCGGCGCGCTGATTCGCTTCCTCGATACCGAGGGGAACGAGATCGGCGCGATGCGCTATGAGATGCGCGGCTGA
- a CDS encoding toxic anion resistance protein — translation MASETQVAEADLVLTPPTPVAAVAPAKAAGLVPVEDTKKTELQTRVESFIDDLIAQDVNSPEFGKRVDAIAAMGQKEIRDAAGQSNRFLDRPVRAMDQETGVGADLLALRKTVEELDPGKNGKLIGGGGFLQKLFGSGLTGYFRKYQSSQSHINAILKSLASGKDELLMDNAAIDTERANLWTSMGRLEQMIYLSKEMDAKLEEKANELDHTDPAKAKAVRETALFYVRQRTQDLLTQMAVTVQGYLALDLVKKNNVELVKGVDRASTTTVSALRTAVTVAQALTNQRLVLDQITALNTTTAGLIDSTGALLKSQSAAIHEQAASSTIPVETLQRAFQNIYDTMDAIDTFKLKALDSMKTTVNTLSSEVEKSKGYIARAEGAAQNQVGGGTETFKLEAL, via the coding sequence ATGGCAAGCGAGACGCAGGTGGCCGAAGCGGATCTGGTGCTCACGCCCCCCACGCCCGTAGCAGCGGTCGCGCCCGCGAAGGCCGCCGGACTCGTGCCGGTCGAGGATACGAAGAAGACCGAGTTGCAGACGCGGGTCGAAAGCTTCATCGACGATCTGATCGCGCAGGACGTGAACTCGCCCGAATTCGGCAAGCGGGTCGATGCGATCGCGGCGATGGGCCAGAAGGAAATCCGCGACGCCGCGGGCCAGTCGAACCGTTTCCTCGACCGCCCGGTGCGCGCGATGGATCAGGAAACCGGCGTCGGCGCCGATCTGCTCGCGCTGCGCAAAACCGTCGAGGAGCTCGATCCGGGCAAGAACGGCAAGCTGATTGGCGGCGGCGGCTTCCTCCAGAAGCTGTTCGGTTCGGGCCTGACCGGCTATTTCCGCAAATACCAGTCGTCGCAGAGCCACATCAACGCGATCCTCAAGAGCCTTGCCAGCGGCAAGGACGAGCTGTTGATGGACAATGCCGCGATCGACACCGAGCGCGCCAATCTGTGGACCTCGATGGGGCGCCTCGAACAGATGATCTATCTCTCCAAGGAGATGGACGCGAAGCTCGAGGAGAAGGCCAACGAGCTCGACCACACCGATCCGGCCAAGGCCAAGGCAGTGCGCGAAACCGCGCTATTCTATGTCCGCCAGCGCACCCAGGATCTGCTCACCCAGATGGCAGTGACGGTGCAGGGCTATCTCGCGCTCGATCTGGTCAAGAAGAACAATGTCGAGCTGGTGAAGGGCGTCGATCGCGCCTCGACCACGACCGTATCGGCGCTGCGCACCGCGGTGACCGTGGCGCAGGCGCTGACCAACCAGCGGCTGGTGCTGGACCAGATCACTGCACTCAACACCACTACGGCGGGCCTGATCGACTCGACCGGCGCGCTGCTCAAAAGCCAGTCGGCCGCGATCCATGAGCAGGCGGCAAGCTCGACCATTCCGGTCGAGACGCTCCAGCGCGCGTTCCAGAACATCTACGACACGATGGACGCGATCGACACGTTCAAGCTCAAGGCACTCGACAGCATGAAGACCACGGTCAACACGCTGTCGAGCGAAGTCGAGAAGTCGAAGGGCTATATCGCCCGTGCCGAAGGGGCGGCGCAGAACCAGGTCGGCGGGGGCACCGAAACCTTCAAGCTCGAGGCCCTGTAA
- a CDS encoding NAD(P)H-dependent oxidoreductase produces MPPLNILVILGSVREGRMALPVGNWVMEQAEDRDDLSCELVDLKDWNLPFFPHPKPPAAGNYADPLQIRWAEKIASADGYILIAPEYNHSSSAVLKNALDTVFAEWNRKPVSYVAYGGAGGARSVEQLRMTSIALEMAPLNNAVHLIRPGAKRDGDRFNADGYDQKALAALFDELAWWGRTLKAGREG; encoded by the coding sequence ATGCCGCCCCTCAACATCCTCGTTATCCTCGGATCGGTCCGCGAGGGCCGCATGGCGTTGCCGGTGGGCAATTGGGTGATGGAGCAGGCGGAGGACCGCGACGATCTGTCATGCGAACTGGTCGACCTGAAGGACTGGAACCTGCCCTTCTTCCCGCATCCGAAACCGCCGGCAGCGGGCAACTATGCCGATCCGCTCCAGATCCGCTGGGCGGAGAAGATCGCGAGCGCGGACGGCTATATCCTGATCGCGCCCGAATATAATCACTCGTCCAGCGCGGTGCTCAAGAACGCGCTCGACACGGTGTTCGCGGAGTGGAACCGCAAGCCGGTCAGCTATGTCGCCTATGGCGGCGCGGGCGGCGCGCGTTCGGTCGAGCAACTCCGCATGACTTCGATCGCGCTGGAGATGGCGCCGTTGAACAATGCCGTCCACCTGATCCGCCCCGGCGCAAAGCGCGACGGCGACCGGTTCAACGCCGATGGCTATGACCAGAAGGCTCTGGCGGCATTGTTCGACGAACTGGCGTGGTGGGGCCGGACGCTGAAGGCCGGACGCGAGGGCTAG
- a CDS encoding rhamnogalacturonan acetylesterase: protein MRMMLCAAMAMAVAFPALAQTAPAVPGVGERPPVTPIKASKVVLVGDSTTQSLSGWGGAFCANHVTSFLHCVNMARGGRSTYNYRAEGSWDLALSEMKAPGFDTVWVLIQFGHNDQPGKPGRSTDLATEFPDNLRRYVREVRAAGAVPVLVTPLTRRQFKDGKLENDLEPWSASIRAIAKEMDVPLVDLNARSHAAVQAMGPSMANRFAQRPPSPDIAAAALSGTTIASTAPAATATPQANATVEPMGDAKLSFDYTHLGPEGAEFFSAMVTAELAVQVPKMRRMLVQ, encoded by the coding sequence ATGCGGATGATGTTGTGCGCGGCGATGGCGATGGCCGTGGCGTTTCCGGCACTGGCGCAGACCGCACCTGCTGTGCCGGGCGTCGGTGAACGGCCGCCGGTCACGCCGATCAAGGCGTCCAAGGTGGTCCTTGTCGGCGATTCGACCACCCAGTCGCTCAGCGGATGGGGCGGGGCGTTCTGCGCGAACCATGTCACGTCGTTCCTGCACTGCGTGAACATGGCGCGGGGCGGGCGCAGCACCTATAATTACCGCGCCGAGGGATCGTGGGACCTCGCTTTGTCGGAGATGAAGGCGCCCGGCTTCGACACCGTCTGGGTGCTGATCCAGTTCGGGCACAACGACCAGCCGGGAAAGCCGGGCCGCTCGACCGATCTCGCGACCGAATTCCCCGACAATCTGCGCCGTTATGTCCGCGAAGTCCGGGCGGCGGGCGCGGTGCCGGTGCTGGTGACGCCGCTGACCCGCAGGCAGTTCAAGGACGGGAAGCTGGAAAACGACCTAGAGCCGTGGTCGGCATCGATCCGCGCGATAGCGAAGGAAATGGACGTTCCTTTGGTCGATTTGAATGCGCGCAGCCATGCGGCGGTGCAGGCGATGGGGCCATCGATGGCCAACCGCTTCGCGCAGCGGCCGCCTTCGCCGGATATCGCGGCGGCGGCGTTGTCAGGTACGACCATCGCTTCGACTGCACCAGCCGCGACAGCCACCCCGCAGGCCAACGCCACGGTCGAGCCGATGGGCGATGCCAAGCTGTCGTTCGACTATACCCATCTCGGCCCGGAGGGCGCGGAATTCTTCTCGGCGATGGTCACCGCCGAACTGGCGGTTCAGGTGCCGAAGATGCGGCGGATGCTGGTGCAGTAA
- a CDS encoding Rrf2 family transcriptional regulator, with the protein MRKDSRLSRMLHVLLHMARHDGPMTSEVIAAMLQTNAVVVRRTMAGLRDAGYVRSEKGHGGGWVLASDLANVSLLDVHEAVGGPRIFAIGNEHPNPACAVEQVVNAAVEDALAEAEKLLIERLGSVSLAELAAAFDARCGA; encoded by the coding sequence ATGAGAAAGGACAGTCGTCTCTCCCGCATGCTCCACGTGCTGCTGCATATGGCCCGGCACGACGGGCCGATGACGTCGGAGGTTATCGCGGCCATGCTCCAGACCAACGCCGTGGTCGTCCGCCGCACGATGGCGGGCCTGCGCGACGCCGGTTACGTCCGGTCGGAAAAGGGGCATGGCGGCGGCTGGGTACTCGCCAGCGACCTCGCCAATGTGTCGCTGCTCGATGTCCATGAAGCCGTGGGCGGGCCGAGGATCTTCGCCATCGGCAACGAGCACCCCAACCCCGCCTGCGCTGTCGAGCAGGTGGTCAATGCGGCGGTAGAGGATGCACTGGCGGAGGCAGAAAAGCTGCTGATCGAACGGCTTGGCTCGGTCAGCCTCGCCGAACTGGCGGCGGCGTTCGACGCCCGCTGCGGGGCTTAG
- a CDS encoding EVE domain-containing protein, translating into MNYWLLRSEPDVYGWDDLIKEGATEWNGVRNYTARNFLKDMQPGDQAIFYHSNTEKAAVGIMEITRAWQPDGDDGKWASVAVKPVAKLAKPVPLADIKAEPRLQALEMIRQSRLSVTPVRADEWKVLLEMGA; encoded by the coding sequence ATGAACTATTGGCTGCTCCGCTCCGAACCCGATGTCTATGGCTGGGACGACCTGATCAAGGAAGGCGCGACCGAATGGAACGGGGTGCGTAACTACACCGCGCGCAATTTCCTGAAGGACATGCAGCCGGGCGACCAGGCGATCTTCTATCATTCGAACACCGAAAAGGCTGCGGTCGGCATCATGGAGATCACTCGCGCCTGGCAGCCCGACGGCGACGACGGCAAATGGGCCAGCGTCGCGGTGAAGCCTGTCGCCAAGCTGGCCAAGCCCGTGCCGCTGGCCGATATCAAGGCCGAACCCCGCCTTCAGGCGCTGGAGATGATCCGCCAGTCGCGCCTGTCGGTCACCCCGGTCCGCGCCGACGAGTGGAAGGTGCTGCTGGAAATGGGCGCCTGA